The following are from one region of the Aquila chrysaetos chrysaetos chromosome 23, bAquChr1.4, whole genome shotgun sequence genome:
- the LOC121232557 gene encoding translation initiation factor IF-2-like yields the protein MPLHVHTHTHNPARTPALLQAGEQAAVEAHARPGGGGAARGRRCCGQGERPPPPSRPSARSPPNPATAKARHRSVRPVRRAPWQPAQGLSSLIWAGCQGWPAGGSGGRGMAGDLWRGARAGAVCGRCCRRRPRHARTGGVRPGHPSRVGPLGRRGRRGRGEQGLGGRLVARHRGGLAIAARSGGQVGRGPLRCKFRSPKARCYSNPNPCGGQDWLAGMGGSGSSEAWA from the coding sequence ATGCCTTTGCACgtgcacacgcacacgcacaaCCCCGCTCGCACGCCcgccctgctgcaggcaggcgaGCAGGCAGCCGTCGAGGCGCACGCGCGGCCCGGGGGCGGTGGCGCAGCAAGGGGCCGTCGCTGCTGTGGGCAAGGAGAGCGGCCGCCACCACCTTCTCGCCCCTCGGCGAGGTCTCCACCGAACCCCGCCACCGCCAAGGCCCGCCACCGCAGCGTCAGGCCCGTCCGGCGGGCCCCGTGGCAGCCCGCCCAGGGTTTGTCAAGTTTAATCTGGGCAGGGTGCCAGGGCTGGCCGGCGGGAGGGAGCGGAGGAAGGGGAATGGCCGGTGACCTCTGGAGAGGAGCCCGCGCTGGAGCCGTATGcggccgctgctgccgccgccggccgagGCACGCGAGGACAGGCGGCGTCCGGCCGGGCCACCCCAGCCGCGTCGGGCCCCTTGGCAGGCGAGGGAGGAGAGGACGGGGAGAGCAAGGGCTGGGCGGCCGGCTCGTGGCGAGGCACAGGGGGGGCCTGGCCATCGCAGCCCGCAGCGGCGGGCAGGTGGGCAGAGGGCCGCTACGGTGTAAATTTAGGTCACCAAAAGCCCGATGTTATTCAAACCCAAATCCCTGCGGAGGGCAGGACTGGCTGGCGGGGATGGGAGGGTCAGGGAGCAGCGAGGCCTGGGCGTGA